A DNA window from Haloactinospora alba contains the following coding sequences:
- the tkt gene encoding transketolase, whose amino-acid sequence MDAVEEAGSGHPGAAMSLAPAAYLLFQKLMRHDPNDPSWLGRDRFVLSCGHSSLTLYIQLYLSGYGLRLEDLKGLRQWDSLTPGHPEHGHTPGVETTTGPLGQGLGNAVGMAMAARRELGLFHPEAAPGESPFDHFVYAFCSDGDVQEGVSHEASALAGTQKLGNLIVVYDDNHISIEDDTQVAHSEDVAARYTAYGWHVQEIDWTANGSYHEDVAALHSAVLAAQAETERPSFIRLRTIIGWPAPNKQNTGAAHGAALGAEEVAATKRVLGLDPQARFDVPEDVLNHTRVAIERGREMHSAWDVELESWRADGGSRAELFDRLQKGELPEGWEKNLPVFDTSEKGVATRKASGEVLSSVAPVLPELWGGSADLAGSNNTTPKDEPSFLPEEYSTKMFSGDRFGRVLHFGVREHGMGAVLNGMALHGPTRPYGGTFLVFSDYMRPAVRLAALMKLPVTYVWTHDSIGLGEDGPTHQPVEQLWALRAIPGLDVVRPADANETVVAWRTILQNGQRPAALALTRQNVPTLDRQELADAEGAANGGYVLAEAGNGSPSALIIATGSEVDIALRARRELEAGGTPTRVISMPSVEWFRAQDESYRRQVLPPSVRARVSVEAGTGLGWREFLGEAGVAVELDHFGASAPYQTLYQQFGLTPEHVAAAVRTSLANVNNDSGAGTGD is encoded by the coding sequence ATGGACGCGGTGGAGGAGGCCGGCTCCGGACACCCCGGTGCTGCCATGAGCCTGGCCCCCGCCGCTTACCTCCTGTTCCAGAAGCTCATGCGGCATGACCCCAACGACCCCTCCTGGCTGGGCCGGGACCGGTTCGTCCTGTCGTGCGGCCACTCCAGCCTCACCCTCTACATCCAGCTCTACCTCTCCGGTTACGGACTCAGGCTCGAGGACCTCAAAGGCCTGCGCCAGTGGGACAGCCTCACCCCGGGGCATCCCGAGCACGGTCACACCCCCGGCGTGGAGACCACGACCGGACCGTTGGGGCAGGGCCTCGGCAACGCTGTCGGCATGGCCATGGCGGCCCGCCGCGAGCTCGGCCTGTTCCACCCGGAGGCGGCCCCCGGGGAGAGTCCCTTCGACCACTTCGTCTACGCGTTCTGCTCCGACGGGGACGTCCAGGAAGGCGTGAGCCACGAGGCCAGCGCCCTGGCGGGCACGCAGAAGCTGGGCAATCTCATCGTGGTCTACGACGACAACCACATCTCGATCGAGGACGACACCCAGGTCGCCCACTCCGAGGACGTGGCGGCTCGGTACACCGCCTACGGCTGGCACGTCCAGGAGATCGACTGGACCGCGAACGGTTCCTACCACGAGGACGTCGCCGCCCTCCACAGTGCGGTACTGGCGGCCCAGGCCGAGACGGAACGCCCCTCGTTCATCCGGCTGCGGACCATCATCGGGTGGCCCGCTCCCAACAAGCAGAACACCGGCGCCGCGCACGGTGCCGCGTTGGGCGCCGAGGAGGTGGCCGCCACCAAACGCGTCCTGGGACTGGACCCCCAGGCGCGGTTCGACGTTCCCGAGGACGTGCTCAACCACACCCGTGTCGCCATCGAGCGCGGCAGGGAGATGCACTCCGCCTGGGACGTGGAGCTGGAAAGCTGGCGGGCCGACGGGGGATCGCGCGCCGAACTGTTCGACCGGCTGCAGAAGGGCGAGCTTCCGGAGGGCTGGGAGAAGAACCTCCCGGTCTTCGACACCAGCGAGAAAGGCGTGGCCACCCGGAAAGCCAGCGGAGAGGTCCTGAGTTCCGTCGCTCCGGTCCTGCCCGAACTGTGGGGAGGATCGGCGGACCTGGCCGGCTCCAACAACACCACTCCCAAGGACGAGCCCTCGTTCCTGCCGGAGGAGTACTCCACCAAGATGTTCTCCGGGGACCGGTTCGGTCGGGTCCTGCACTTCGGCGTGCGCGAACACGGTATGGGAGCCGTGCTCAACGGTATGGCGCTGCACGGACCCACCCGGCCGTACGGCGGCACGTTCCTGGTGTTCAGTGACTACATGCGCCCGGCGGTCCGGCTGGCGGCACTGATGAAGCTGCCCGTCACCTACGTGTGGACGCACGACTCGATCGGGTTGGGCGAGGACGGACCGACCCACCAGCCCGTCGAACAGCTGTGGGCCCTGCGGGCCATCCCCGGCCTGGACGTCGTCCGTCCGGCCGACGCCAACGAGACCGTGGTGGCGTGGCGCACCATCCTGCAGAACGGGCAACGTCCGGCTGCGCTCGCGCTGACCCGGCAGAACGTCCCCACGCTCGACCGGCAGGAGCTGGCGGACGCCGAGGGGGCGGCCAACGGCGGATACGTGCTCGCCGAGGCCGGAAACGGCTCCCCCTCGGCTCTCATCATCGCGACGGGCAGCGAGGTCGACATCGCCCTGCGGGCCCGACGTGAGCTGGAGGCCGGCGGAACACCCACCCGGGTGATCTCCATGCCGAGCGTGGAATGGTTCCGCGCTCAGGACGAGTCCTACCGGAGACAGGTACTTCCCCCCTCGGTACGCGCGCGCGTGTCGGTGGAGGCCGGGACCGGTCTGGGATGGCGCGAGTTCCTCGGCGAGGCCGGCGTGGCAGTGGAGCTGGACCACTTCGGCGCCTCCGCTCCGTACCAGACGCTGTACCAACAGTTCG
- a CDS encoding heme o synthase gives MSPVSQSVQETPQTRDGARERPEARTRVAALGDYARAYVALSKPRVIELLLITTIPVMFVAADGVPPLGVAVMTLVFGSMSAASANAINCYLDRDIDQEMRRTRRRPVAMHQVTPRGALVYGLVLAVASTAGFALFVNWLSAALSLAAILFYVFVYTMLLKRRTTQNVVWGGIAGCMPVLIGWAAITERLDWAPLVLFLVVFFWTPPHTWALAMRYREDYAAANVPMLPVVAGEHRVLLECVLYSWATVALSLLLWPVAQTTLFYPLVATVLGALLLVQAHRLLGRVRAGVTGHHLKTMGFFHLSNAYLALLFSAVTIDPLLAGVLG, from the coding sequence ATGAGCCCGGTGAGTCAGTCCGTGCAGGAAACGCCACAGACCCGGGACGGCGCCAGGGAACGTCCCGAGGCGCGTACCCGTGTCGCGGCGCTGGGAGACTACGCTCGGGCCTACGTGGCCCTGTCCAAGCCCCGCGTTATCGAGTTGCTGCTCATCACCACGATCCCGGTGATGTTCGTCGCCGCCGACGGGGTTCCTCCCCTCGGGGTGGCCGTGATGACGCTCGTCTTCGGGAGCATGTCGGCGGCGAGTGCCAACGCCATCAACTGCTATCTCGACCGCGACATCGACCAGGAGATGCGGCGCACACGGCGACGTCCCGTGGCGATGCACCAGGTAACGCCGCGTGGTGCGCTGGTGTACGGTCTCGTGCTGGCTGTCGCGTCGACAGCGGGGTTCGCGCTGTTCGTGAACTGGCTGTCGGCCGCGCTCTCCCTCGCCGCCATCCTGTTCTACGTCTTCGTCTACACGATGCTGCTCAAACGGCGCACCACGCAGAACGTGGTGTGGGGCGGCATCGCGGGCTGCATGCCGGTACTGATCGGATGGGCCGCGATCACAGAACGGCTCGACTGGGCACCCCTCGTCCTGTTCCTCGTCGTGTTCTTCTGGACGCCACCGCACACGTGGGCGCTGGCGATGCGCTACCGCGAGGACTACGCCGCCGCCAACGTCCCCATGCTGCCCGTGGTCGCAGGAGAGCACCGGGTCCTGCTGGAGTGCGTCCTCTACAGCTGGGCGACGGTCGCATTGTCCCTGCTGCTCTGGCCGGTCGCGCAGACGACGCTGTTCTACCCGCTCGTGGCCACCGTGCTCGGCGCGCTGCTACTGGTGCAGGCGCACCGCCTGTTGGGGCGGGTCCGGGCCGGGGTCACCGGCCACCACCTCAAGACGATGGGGTTCTTCCACCTTTCCAACGCCTACCTGGCCCTGCTCTTCTCGGCGGTCACCATCGATCCCCTGCTGGCGGGGGTGCTGGGCTAG
- a CDS encoding PrsW family intramembrane metalloprotease encodes MPALDPKAILEGRRPGRYSISITIGIVVSVLCALGMLGYLLWAGLASGGVTGVIGFLISVVAAVIPVAILVPLILLLDRLEPEPPSMMIFSFLWGAGVAVVVSYLLNTVGLELWMVPMFGADLGTFVNTAVGAPVVEESAKGMVLLFLLWRRRWEIDSFTDGVIYAGMVATGFAFTENVLYFLQSFFEEGLFGLVFSFVLRGLVSPFGHPLYTAMIGIGIAHAAMSRGTLRFAAPVVGWFAAVLLHGMWNGASQFGWGGFGVAYVLLFFVLLSIVVIAIQDRHQQVAAIAHYLPPYISTGLVEPPDIRMLSSIKGRRGARRWAQRNAGQRGRSAMKDYQLAATELALLHQRLERGVARSNWEYHRDSFLALMHVARDAFAGRTQQPVAPEWAHKTTDSGFLQRADFARVIAAAQAQRQARASEGQPDASEGQPDDKQPGDGEQPSR; translated from the coding sequence ATGCCCGCACTCGATCCGAAAGCCATCCTGGAGGGGCGCAGGCCAGGGCGGTACTCCATATCGATCACGATCGGCATCGTCGTCAGCGTCCTGTGCGCCCTGGGGATGCTTGGGTACCTGCTCTGGGCGGGCCTGGCCAGCGGCGGGGTCACCGGCGTCATCGGGTTCCTCATCAGCGTGGTCGCGGCGGTGATACCGGTCGCGATCCTGGTGCCGCTGATCCTGCTGCTCGACCGGTTGGAACCCGAACCACCGTCGATGATGATCTTCTCCTTCCTGTGGGGGGCGGGGGTCGCGGTGGTGGTCTCCTACCTGTTGAACACGGTCGGTCTGGAACTGTGGATGGTCCCCATGTTCGGTGCCGACCTGGGAACCTTCGTCAACACCGCGGTCGGAGCCCCCGTCGTGGAGGAGAGCGCCAAGGGGATGGTGCTGCTCTTCCTGCTGTGGCGACGCCGCTGGGAGATCGACTCCTTCACCGACGGGGTCATCTACGCGGGCATGGTGGCCACTGGTTTCGCCTTCACCGAGAACGTGCTGTACTTCCTGCAGTCCTTCTTCGAGGAAGGACTGTTCGGGCTGGTGTTCTCGTTCGTGCTGCGCGGGTTGGTGTCACCGTTCGGCCACCCCCTCTACACGGCGATGATCGGGATCGGCATCGCCCACGCGGCCATGAGCCGGGGAACACTGCGCTTCGCCGCTCCCGTCGTCGGCTGGTTCGCGGCCGTGCTGCTGCACGGGATGTGGAACGGCGCCTCGCAGTTCGGCTGGGGCGGTTTCGGGGTGGCCTACGTCCTGCTGTTCTTCGTCCTGCTGTCGATCGTCGTGATAGCGATCCAGGACCGGCACCAGCAGGTAGCGGCCATCGCGCACTACCTACCGCCCTACATCAGTACGGGGCTGGTGGAACCGCCCGACATCCGGATGCTCAGTTCGATCAAGGGCAGGCGCGGAGCGCGCAGGTGGGCGCAGCGCAACGCCGGACAGCGCGGCCGTTCGGCGATGAAGGACTACCAGCTCGCCGCGACCGAACTGGCGCTGTTGCACCAGCGGCTGGAACGGGGCGTGGCGCGCAGCAACTGGGAGTACCACCGCGACTCGTTCCTCGCGCTCATGCACGTCGCCCGGGACGCGTTCGCCGGACGCACGCAGCAGCCGGTCGCCCCGGAGTGGGCGCACAAGACGACCGACTCCGGCTTCCTGCAACGTGCGGACTTCGCCCGCGTCATCGCTGCGGCTCAGGCGCAGCGGCAGGCCCGGGCCTCCGAGGGGCAGCCGGACGCTTCCGAGGGGCAGCCGGACGACAAGCAGCCCGGCGATGGGGAGCAACCGTCCCGGTAA